One Granulicella sp. 5B5 DNA window includes the following coding sequences:
- a CDS encoding sigma 54-interacting transcriptional regulator → MSQTTLPRTLGQLRSSEYTPERVGRSVKDELRDNLIVRLRQIAPGGKHEGQSLFPGIVGYDDTVIPQVVNAVLSRHNFILLGLRGQAKSRILRALTTLLDPFCPFVAGSELRDNPYAPLSKFSKDLIASLGDDTPIDWMTPVRRYVEKLATPDVTVADLIGDVDPIKAARSGHELGSELTMHYGLLPRANRGIFAINEVPDLAGKIQVALFNIMQEGDVQIKGYPVRLELDVAIVFSANPEDYTARGKIVTPLKDRIGSEIRTHYPESVDEAISITEQEAWTARSYAPGDTAIQNIVIPHYIRQIVEQVAFVAREDKKVDKRSGVSQRLPISTMELVLSNAERRALLHGESLVVPRVGDLFAALPGISGKIELEYEGEMKGADTVIREIIRQSVANIYDGYFADTNTQQIEQWFNLGGSVELNDKQPAREVFKELQGIQGLFEKLSPLKINARTPVEVAVSAAEFLLEGLTAHKKISRSEARTFTAGEKRRRNEDAAQLAERMRDKLQERDLDDIARNRTRRGFN, encoded by the coding sequence ATGTCGCAGACCACTCTCCCGCGCACACTCGGCCAGCTTCGCTCCTCTGAATACACCCCCGAACGCGTCGGGCGCAGCGTCAAGGACGAACTCCGCGACAACCTCATCGTGCGTCTCCGCCAGATCGCGCCCGGCGGCAAGCACGAAGGCCAGTCGCTCTTCCCCGGCATCGTCGGCTACGACGACACCGTCATCCCGCAGGTGGTCAACGCCGTCCTCTCGCGCCACAACTTCATCCTGCTCGGTCTGCGCGGCCAGGCCAAATCCCGCATCCTCCGCGCGCTCACCACGCTGCTTGACCCCTTCTGCCCCTTCGTCGCCGGCTCCGAGCTCCGCGACAATCCCTACGCGCCCCTCAGCAAGTTCTCCAAAGACCTCATCGCCTCCCTCGGCGACGACACACCCATCGACTGGATGACACCCGTCCGGCGCTACGTCGAAAAGCTCGCCACCCCCGATGTCACCGTCGCCGACCTCATCGGCGACGTCGACCCCATCAAGGCCGCGCGCTCCGGCCACGAGCTCGGCTCCGAGCTCACCATGCACTACGGTCTGCTCCCCCGCGCCAACCGCGGCATCTTCGCCATCAACGAAGTCCCCGACCTCGCCGGCAAAATTCAAGTGGCCCTCTTCAACATCATGCAGGAGGGCGACGTCCAGATTAAGGGCTACCCCGTCCGCCTCGAGCTCGACGTGGCCATCGTCTTCTCCGCCAACCCCGAGGACTACACCGCCCGAGGCAAGATCGTCACACCACTCAAAGACCGCATCGGCAGCGAAATCCGCACCCACTACCCCGAGTCCGTCGACGAAGCCATCAGCATCACCGAGCAGGAAGCCTGGACCGCGCGCAGCTACGCCCCCGGCGACACCGCCATCCAGAACATCGTCATCCCGCACTACATCCGCCAGATCGTCGAGCAGGTCGCCTTCGTCGCTCGCGAGGACAAAAAAGTCGACAAGCGCAGCGGCGTCTCGCAGCGCCTGCCCATCTCCACGATGGAGCTCGTGCTCTCCAACGCCGAACGCCGTGCTCTGCTCCACGGCGAATCACTCGTCGTCCCCCGCGTCGGCGACCTCTTCGCCGCGCTCCCCGGCATCTCCGGCAAAATCGAGCTCGAATATGAAGGCGAGATGAAGGGTGCCGACACCGTCATCCGCGAGATCATCCGCCAGTCCGTCGCCAACATCTACGACGGCTACTTCGCGGACACCAATACGCAGCAGATCGAGCAGTGGTTCAACCTCGGCGGCTCCGTCGAGCTGAACGACAAGCAACCCGCACGCGAAGTCTTCAAGGAGCTCCAGGGCATCCAGGGCCTCTTCGAAAAGCTCTCGCCGCTCAAGATCAACGCGCGCACCCCGGTCGAAGTGGCCGTCTCCGCCGCCGAGTTCCTCCTCGAAGGCCTCACCGCCCACAAGAAGATCTCCCGCAGCGAAGCCCGCACCTTCACCGCCGGCGAAAAGCGTCGCCGCAACGAAGACGCCGCCCAGCTAGCCGAGCGCATGCGCGACAAACTACAGGAACGCGACCTAGACGACATCGCCCGCAACCGCACCCGCCGAGGCTTCAACTAA
- a CDS encoding acyltransferase yields the protein MEPAEPSVQGPSSGLPQLRIEREKHGKHIPALDGLRGLAILMVLGMHLGGGRHSSFLLIRIIAGAIRIGWSGVTLFFVLSGFLISGILWDSFQKAGWWKRFYYRRSLRIFPLYYLCLIYAALLILVFRPGVLHDLTIFVFYLQDFPWFYKATSQLHLPLLSIDHFWSLAVEEQFYLVWPFFLFALRKHRKAAIVASLLVVLASLGFRLTMLGIHADQHWVYNAPMGRAGELAMGAALALILRGPPHEQAQLYRLIPAGLTLASISLLALTIATRGSFETTQDLWLGWGILCLALAFTCVLALCLRPGPLQRLFENRLLRWYGRISYGVYVFHPLVAAACAWLIQMYFSSHEASTALEAFNSVVVIAGTTLLAFISFYTYESYFLRLKDGLPTANRTAEVLG from the coding sequence ATGGAACCAGCAGAGCCCAGCGTACAGGGTCCATCGAGTGGCTTGCCGCAATTGCGCATCGAACGAGAAAAGCACGGGAAGCATATTCCCGCACTCGACGGCCTTCGCGGTCTCGCGATCCTGATGGTCCTAGGTATGCATCTAGGCGGCGGACGCCACTCCTCGTTTCTCCTCATTCGAATCATCGCCGGTGCCATACGGATCGGTTGGTCCGGAGTGACTCTTTTCTTCGTTCTGTCCGGCTTCCTCATCAGCGGTATTCTCTGGGACTCTTTTCAGAAAGCCGGTTGGTGGAAGCGCTTCTACTATCGCCGATCGCTTCGCATCTTCCCTCTTTATTATCTCTGTCTGATCTACGCTGCCCTGCTCATACTCGTGTTCAGGCCGGGCGTCCTGCACGACCTCACCATCTTCGTCTTTTATCTGCAAGACTTTCCCTGGTTCTACAAGGCAACATCGCAGTTGCATCTACCGTTGCTTTCGATCGATCACTTCTGGAGCTTGGCCGTCGAAGAACAGTTCTATCTGGTATGGCCTTTCTTCTTGTTTGCACTGCGCAAACACCGCAAGGCGGCCATCGTAGCGTCTCTGCTTGTCGTTCTCGCCTCCCTTGGCTTCCGCCTTACCATGCTGGGCATCCACGCAGATCAACACTGGGTCTATAACGCCCCCATGGGGAGGGCTGGAGAGCTTGCGATGGGGGCGGCGCTCGCTCTCATACTTCGCGGTCCCCCGCATGAACAGGCTCAGCTCTATCGCCTCATTCCCGCCGGACTCACTCTTGCCTCCATTTCGCTTCTCGCCCTTACCATCGCAACGCGGGGATCGTTTGAAACAACTCAAGATCTTTGGCTCGGATGGGGCATCTTATGCCTGGCTCTGGCCTTCACCTGCGTCCTTGCTCTCTGCCTGCGGCCAGGACCCTTGCAGCGTCTCTTCGAGAACCGCCTGCTGCGCTGGTACGGTCGCATTAGTTATGGGGTGTATGTATTTCACCCTTTGGTTGCGGCTGCCTGCGCATGGCTCATTCAGATGTACTTCTCTTCTCACGAGGCATCGACAGCCCTGGAAGCTTTCAATTCTGTCGTCGTCA
- a CDS encoding BrnT family toxin — protein sequence MDVEFDPTKDVKNVRDHGISLQRAIEFDFDAACFDIDDREDYGEVRWNAIGFLGARLYSLTFTEVEDGVIRAISLRKATTQEGKRYEQA from the coding sequence GTGGATGTTGAGTTTGATCCGACGAAAGACGTCAAGAATGTCCGCGATCATGGCATATCTCTTCAACGTGCTATAGAGTTCGACTTCGATGCAGCTTGTTTCGACATCGACGATCGTGAAGATTATGGCGAGGTTCGTTGGAACGCTATTGGATTTCTGGGCGCTCGTCTTTACAGCTTGACCTTTACAGAAGTAGAAGACGGAGTCATCCGTGCGATTAGCCTGCGAAAGGCCACCACACAGGAAGGCAAACGATATGAGCAAGCGTAA
- a CDS encoding BrnA antitoxin family protein — protein sequence MSKRKQEVNDTENPEWTEKKFARSIKFKDLPASLQRTLSKPKRGPQKAPTKMLVSLRLSRDVLQALRATGDGWQVRVDEALREKFAKS from the coding sequence ATGAGCAAGCGTAAGCAAGAAGTGAACGACACTGAAAATCCCGAGTGGACAGAGAAGAAATTTGCCCGCTCAATCAAGTTCAAAGACCTGCCCGCAAGTCTTCAGCGGACATTGTCCAAGCCGAAGCGTGGCCCGCAGAAAGCACCGACTAAGATGCTCGTTTCACTGCGGTTGTCGCGGGATGTGTTGCAGGCACTTCGGGCTACGGGTGACGGCTGGCAGGTTCGCGTGGATGAGGCATTGCGGGAAAAGTTTGCGAAGAGCTAG